The genomic segment CGGTGGCCGAGACCCAGGCCGGCAAGGGGGCGCTCCCCTGGAATCACCCCTGTGCCGTCGGGCCCATCGGCGTGACCGGGTCGAGCGCGGCCAACGCGCTGGCGGCCGAGGCCGACGTGGTACTGGCCGCCGGCACCCGCCTCGGCGACTTCGCGACCGGGTCCCGCGCCCTGTTCCAGAACCCGGACCTCGCCATCGTCGGTCTCAACGTCACCGCGTTCGACGCGCGGAAGCACGGCGCCCTCTCGCTCGTCGCCGACGCCCGCCGCGGCCTGGCCGACCTCAGCGCGGCCCTCGGCGGCTGGCGGGCATCCGAGGCGTGGACGGCGTCGGCGGGGCGTCTGGCCGCCGAGTGGAACCGCGCCGTCGACGCTGCCACCACCCCGGGTCACGCCGTCCCGCCGAATGAGGGCCAGGTCATCGGCGCCGTGAACCGGGCCGCCGGGCCCGGCGGCATCGTCGTCTGCGCCGCGGGCGGCCTCCCGGGCGAGCTCCACAAGCTCTGGCGCGCGACCGACCCGAAGGGCTATCACCTCGAGTACGGCTACTCGTGCATGGGGTACGAGATCGCCGGGGGGCTCGGCGTCAAGATGGCCCTCCCGGAGCGCGAGGTGTTCGTGCTGGTCGGGGACGGCAGCTACCTGATGCTGAACTCGGAGATCGCCACCTCGGTGATGCTGGGGAAGAAACTCGTCATCGTCGTCCTCGACAACCACGGCTACGCCTGCATCCACCGGCTCCAGCAGGCGTGCGGGGGCGCGCCGTTCGGGAACATGCTCCACGGGGAGGGCGAGGACGGCTCGCCGCCCGCCATCGACTTCGCGGGCCACGCCCGAAGCCTGGGCGCGGCGGCCGAGCAGGTCAAGTCGATCGCCGACCTCGAGGCGGCGCTCGCGCGGGCCAGAGCCGCGGACCGAACGTCCGTCATCGTCATCGAGACCGATCCTGCCGCCCCCTCGGCGATCGGCGGGGCCTGGTGGGACGTGCCGATCCCCGAAGAGTCGGCTCGGCCCGAGGTGCGCGCCGCTCACGCGCGCTACGCGGAGGCCCGGCGCCGGCAGCGGCGCGAGGGGTAGGTCATTTCGGGGAGGTCTCGGAAGACCCCCCCGAGGCCCCCCCTTCGTGGCGGCGGCGAAGCCGCCGCTCGGAGCACCCCCCGACGCACCACGCGCTCGGTGGTCGGCCCCGGGTTACTCCGACGGAGATTGCGCGGGCGAAGCCCTGTACCGTGAGCGCGCGGTCAGGCTGCACACTGCACGCGGTTAACCCGAGAGGCTACTGATATGGCGGTACGGATCGGCGTCAACCCGATCGGCTGGACCAACGACGACCTCCCCGAGCTCGGCGGCGACATCCCGCTCGAGGTGTGTCTGCGGGAGGCGCGCGAGGCAGGGTACGAGGGCATCGAGCTCGGCCGGAAATTCCCGCGCCGGGCGAGCGAGCTCCGGCCGATCCTGGAGCGTCACGGGCTGGCCCTGGTCTCGGGCTGGTACGGGGCGGAACTGCTCACGCGCTCCGTCAAGGACGAGATCGCCGCCGTCCAGGATCATCTGGACCTCCTCGCCGACATGGGCGCTCCCGTCATGGTCTTCGCCGAGGTGAGCGGCTGCGTCCACGAGCGGCGGGGGATCCCGCTCTCCCGCCGCCCGACGCTCGAAGGCGACGAGGCGTGGCGACGCTTCGGCGACGCGCTGACCGAGGTGGCCGAGCACCTGCAGGGGCGCGGGGTCCGGCTCGCGTATCACCACCACATGGGCACCGTGGTCGAGACCGAGGCGGAGATCGACCGCCTGATGGGGGTCACGGGCGAAGCGGTCGGGCTCCTGCTCGATACCGGGCATCTCAGCTACGCGGGCGGCGACGTGCTCGGCGTGGCCCGCCGTCATGCCGGGCGGCTCCGACACGTGCACTGCAAGGACGTGCGCCCCGCCGTGCTGGCCGAGGCGCAGCGGAAGGATTGGAATTTCCTCGACGCGGTGGTGGCGGGCATCTTCACCGTGCCCGGGGACGGCATCGTGGACTACCCGGCGCTGATGCGGATCCTCGAGGCCGCCGGCTACGCCGGCTGGCTCGTCGTCGAGGCGGAGCAGGATCCGGCCGTGGCCCACCCCCTCACCTACGCCCGCCTCGGGTTCACGCACCTCCAGCGCGCCGTGACGGCCGCGGGCCTCAGCGGACCGTGAGCGTGACCGCCCGGTCCTCCCAGGTGTAGAGGGTGCTCCAGTCCGCGTCGAAGACGCCCACCTTGAGCGTGTAGCGGCCGTCCGGCAAGCCCGCGGGCACGCGCCAGGGCCACAGGTAGGGACGAGCCTGGCCGGGCGTGAAGCCCTGCCGCTCGTAGACGCGTTGGGCGACCCGCCTTCCAGCCGTGTCGTAGATCTCGAGGTCGACGATGATCCCCGACGCCGCGGTGCTCGCGCTCACACGCGTCCGGATCAGCAGGACCGACCCCGGGCCGGCCGTCGGGGGCACGGTCGTCGTCGGCCCGATGGCGAAGCTCGGCGCCCGCCGGCCGCCCGGCCCGATCTTCGCGACGAAGGCGTCCCGGCCGCCGCGACGTGTTCCCTGGAAGGCGCGGGCGGTCGGGAAGTTACCCGAATCGGTGAAGCCGGCCACATAGGCGTTCCCCGCCGCATCCACCGTGACGCCGAGCGCCTCATCGGCCGCGCTCCCCCCCAGGTAGGTGGCGTAGGTGAGCCTGGCGCCCGCCGGATCGAGCCTGGCCAGGAACGCGTCCGAGCAGGGCCCGTCGATGCAGGTCCCGCCCCCGAGCCTCGCCTGCACGGGGTCCGCGATCGGAAAATCGCTCGAGCGAGTGGAGCCCGCGACGTAGGCATGCCCGGAGGCGTCCACCGCGATCCCCTGGCCCCGATCGTCCCCTCGCCCGCCCAGGAAGGTGGCGTAGACGAGGGCCGACCCCCCCGCGTTCAGCTTGGCGACGAAGGCGTCGTACACGTCGAGGCGGCACCCACAGACCGGCTGGAGTGGATGGGCCACCGGAAAGTCGGGGGACTCCGTCAGACCGGTCACGTGGGCCTGACCGGCGCCGTCCACCGCGATGCCGAGGCCCTGATCGAAGCCGCTTCCCCCGAGGTAGGTCGAGTAGACGAGTCTGGTGCCGGAGGGGTCGAGCTTGGCCACGAACGCGTCACCGAACCGGCCACCGAACGTCGCCTGGAGCGCGTTCACCGTCGGGAAGCCCTCCCAGGCGACACCCGTGACGTAGGCCGCCCCGGCGCCGTCCACCGCGATGCCGTACCCCGCCCCGACGCCGAAATCGGCCGAGTAGGCGAGCGAGCCGCCCGGGGCGAGCTTGAGGACGAAGGCGCCGCCCCGGCCGGTCGGGTGGAAGTGGCTCCGGGCCGAGAACACGACGCGCCCTGTGCCCGAGAGGCTGCCGGTCACGTAGGCGAATCCCGCGCCGTCCACCGCGACCGCGTAGGCCGCGTCGCCGAGCGAGCCGCCCACGTACGTCGCGTAGACGAGCCTCCCGCCCGTCGGCCCCAGCTTGGCCACGAACGCTTCGCCGCAGAGCCCGTGGCCGCACGACCCGCTGCGGTTCCCGGACTGGAGCGCGTTCACGGTCGGGAAGTCGGCCGAGTACGTCTCCCCCACGACGTGGACGCTGCCGTCCCGACCCACCGCGATGCCGCGGCCCACGTCGAGGCCGCTTCCGCCGAGGTAAGCGGCGTAGACCAGGCCGGAGCCGTCGGCCCTGAGCTTCGCCACGAAGGCGTCGCCGCCGCCCGCCGGGATGCCGGCGCCCGGGAAGTCCGCGGAGGTGGTCACGCCCGTCACGTACGCGTACCCCGCCGCGTCGACCGCGATCGCGGAGGCTACGTCCAGCCCGCCGCCGCCGAGGAAGCTGGAGTAGACGAGCCGGGGATCGATGACGAGGGCTCGGCGCCGGTCATAGCTGCCGAGTCGGAAGCCGACCTCGCGCGGACCTCGGCGCTCGAAGCCCCCGGAGATCCGGCGCCGGGCACCGCCCACCTCCTGGTAGATCACGGGCCGCTCGATGCGGATCTCGCCGCCGGGGCTCCTCAGCACCAGATGCCCGGCGGCGTCGAGGGTCAGCGCGTCGAGGCCGTCGAAGGCCAGCCGGATGCCCCCGGCATCGGCCCCGGGGGCGACGACGAAGTCGTACTCGAGCTGCCCCTGGCGTCCGTAGTAGACGAGATCCACGCCGGGATAGACGCCCCGGTACACGACCCGGGCATAGGTCGGAATGTCGGTCCGCCAGCCGGCCGGGTCCCGCCCCACGAGATAGTGCGCTCTGGCGGGGAGCTCGTCCCGGCCCGAAACGACCGGCGCCGGGTTTGCCCCCAGCAGCCGCATCCGCACCACGCCGGCCGGGCCCCGACTCGTGGCGACGACGAGCGCCGCCTCGGTGGGCGTCAGGAAGAGCGTGTGACCGGGTGCGCGCGCGAGAAATCGGACCCGGGCGTCGGTCTGCCCCTCGTTCGCCTCGAAGAAGAGCGGGAGCCGGAGATCGTTCGCGGGCGGGCGCGCCGACGCCGTCCCGGCCGGGCCCGTCAACCCGAGGCCGACCGCGAGTGCCCACGTCCCGGCGATTCGACCGAAAGCTCGCATGGCACCTCCCTGGATGTGCTCCTCTCCAGAGGAGCAACGGCTGTGCCAGCTCGGCGGCCCGCGCGCTGGCACGCCGTCGCCGCGGCGGCGCTGCCCGCGACATGCTCGGGCCGGAGATCTCCTTAGAAGGGGCGGGACGGGATGTGCAAGTTTTGCCGGTCGGTGGAGCCGGGCCGCGGCCCGGGCCGTCTCACCGGCGGCGCCAGACGGGGACCTGCTCGATCTCCACCTGCCGGCCACGGACGCGGAGTACGGCCATGCGCTGGCCGTGAGTGGTGCCCTTGGGGGACTGGTACCCCTCGCCGCTGACGACGAACGGGATCCCTTGCTCGACCCAGAGGTGGTGGTCGTGAACGTGACCGGTCAGCGCCGCGTCCAGCCGCACGCGGACGAAGTCGCGCATGAGCTGGGTGGCGAAGGGCTCGTCGTCCAGGTACGCCTCGTGGGTGGGACGGCGGTCGAAGAGCGGCTTGTGCATGGCCACGAACAGCGGCCCCTCCCGGGGGACGTCCAGGATCGCGGCGAACCACCGGTACTGTGTGCTGCGCCGCCAGAACGTGGGCAGGTAGTTGCCGGCATTGTCCAGGACGATGAAGGTGGCGCCGCCCACCACGAACGCGTAGTACGGCGGGCCGAGGGCGCGCATGAACTCGATCCGCTCCGTATTCCGGTAGTCGTGGTTCCCTCGCACGATGAAGACGGGAATCGGCGACTGGGCGACGATCCGCGCGATGTTGGGCATCTGCTCGTCGCCGTAGATGAGGTCGCCCACGTGGAGCAGGAACTCGGCGCCGAGCTCGTCGGCCCGCCGAAGCGCTTCCGGGAACGTCGGGTCGTCCCCGGTGTCCCCGAGGACGGCGAAGGTGACCTCACGACCCCGGTCGACGAGCAGGAGCTGACGGGTCTCCCCGGGCGCGAAGCGGAGGATCCGCGTCTTCCCGGTGCGGTTTTCCTCGACGGGCCCCGAGGCGCGGAGACCGATCCGGCCGGGGACGTTCTCCAGCTCGATCGTGACCGGCCCGGCGCCCGGCTCCGCGACGTGGATCGTCGGGGTCGGCTGCCAGGCGCGGAGGACGAGCCGGTCGGGCCGCGCCTGCCTGACCAGGGCTCCCGTCACGATGAGCGTGTGCCCGGCGTACCGGACGAGGGCGTGGGCCGGCGGCGGATCGAGCTGGACCAGGGTCCTCAGCCGGATCCGCCGGTCCCGGAGGTGGTAGGCTCCGACTTCCACCAGGGGCGCGGCGGCCAGCGCGACCGCCAGGAGCAGGACGACCCACCGGATGATCCGCAAGGCCCGGGGCGGTCAGGCAGAGCGCGGCGGGGCCGTCGCCGGGCGACTGGCTGCCAGCGCGATGTAGCGATTGGTGGCGTCGAAATTGGTCACGATGATCCGGGGCAGGTCACATCATGGTGAGGCCGCCGGAGACCGACACGGTCTGCCCGGTGACGAACTCGGCTTCATCGGAGGCGAGGAACACCACCGCGCCGGCGACGTCCTCCGGCGTGCCCAGCCGGCCCCACGGAATCGCCTTCTTGAGGGCGTCGGCGAGGCCGGGCCGCGCCGCGCTGAACTCGCTCTGGAAGAGCGGCGTCTCCGAGGGTCCCGGGCACACGCAGTTCACGTTGATCCGGTAGCGCGCCATCTCGCGGGCCAGCGTCTTGGTGAAGGCGATGACGCCGCCCTTGGCGGCGGAGTACACGGCCTCGCCGGAGGAGCCGACCCGACCCGCGTCCGACCCGATCGCCACGATCCTGCCGCCGCCCTGGCGGATCATGTGGGGGAGGACCACCTGCGCCAGGTGGAAGTGGGCCTTGAGGTTCAGCGCGATGATCCGATCCCAGAAGGCCTCGTCCGTCTCGAGGAACGGCATGGGCCGGTCCCAGCCGGCGTTGTTGACGAGGATGTGGATGGCCGCCGAGCGCCGCACCACCTCGGCCACGGCCGCCTCGACGTCCGCGCGCACCGTGACGTCGGTCCGGATCGCGTCCGCCTCGCCGCCCGCGCCG from the Candidatus Methylomirabilota bacterium genome contains:
- the iolD gene encoding 3D-(3,5/4)-trihydroxycyclohexane-1,2-dione acylhydrolase (decyclizing); this encodes MSTVRLTMAQALVRYLCAQRSEVDGAEGPLVAGVFAIFGHGNVAGLGEALYAVRGELPTLRAHNEQAMALAAIAFAKASSRRRLLACTTSIGPGATNLVTAAAVAHVDRLPLLLLPGDVFAGRGPDPVLQQVEDFGDPTVTANDCLRPVSRYWDRITRPEQLLRSLPAAIDVLTDPAACGPVTLALPQDVQAEAADYPESFFQPRIHRLRRPGPDPAELSAAAESLRRSARPLLVAGGGVHYSLAWEALRAFAERHGVPVAETQAGKGALPWNHPCAVGPIGVTGSSAANALAAEADVVLAAGTRLGDFATGSRALFQNPDLAIVGLNVTAFDARKHGALSLVADARRGLADLSAALGGWRASEAWTASAGRLAAEWNRAVDAATTPGHAVPPNEGQVIGAVNRAAGPGGIVVCAAGGLPGELHKLWRATDPKGYHLEYGYSCMGYEIAGGLGVKMALPEREVFVLVGDGSYLMLNSEIATSVMLGKKLVIVVLDNHGYACIHRLQQACGGAPFGNMLHGEGEDGSPPAIDFAGHARSLGAAAEQVKSIADLEAALARARAADRTSVIVIETDPAAPSAIGGAWWDVPIPEESARPEVRAAHARYAEARRRQRREG
- the iolE gene encoding myo-inosose-2 dehydratase, producing the protein MAVRIGVNPIGWTNDDLPELGGDIPLEVCLREAREAGYEGIELGRKFPRRASELRPILERHGLALVSGWYGAELLTRSVKDEIAAVQDHLDLLADMGAPVMVFAEVSGCVHERRGIPLSRRPTLEGDEAWRRFGDALTEVAEHLQGRGVRLAYHHHMGTVVETEAEIDRLMGVTGEAVGLLLDTGHLSYAGGDVLGVARRHAGRLRHVHCKDVRPAVLAEAQRKDWNFLDAVVAGIFTVPGDGIVDYPALMRILEAAGYAGWLVVEAEQDPAVAHPLTYARLGFTHLQRAVTAAGLSGP
- a CDS encoding SBBP repeat-containing protein — translated: MRAFGRIAGTWALAVGLGLTGPAGTASARPPANDLRLPLFFEANEGQTDARVRFLARAPGHTLFLTPTEAALVVATSRGPAGVVRMRLLGANPAPVVSGRDELPARAHYLVGRDPAGWRTDIPTYARVVYRGVYPGVDLVYYGRQGQLEYDFVVAPGADAGGIRLAFDGLDALTLDAAGHLVLRSPGGEIRIERPVIYQEVGGARRRISGGFERRGPREVGFRLGSYDRRRALVIDPRLVYSSFLGGGGLDVASAIAVDAAGYAYVTGVTTSADFPGAGIPAGGGDAFVAKLRADGSGLVYAAYLGGSGLDVGRGIAVGRDGSVHVVGETYSADFPTVNALQSGNRSGSCGHGLCGEAFVAKLGPTGGRLVYATYVGGSLGDAAYAVAVDGAGFAYVTGSLSGTGRVVFSARSHFHPTGRGGAFVLKLAPGGSLAYSADFGVGAGYGIAVDGAGAAYVTGVAWEGFPTVNALQATFGGRFGDAFVAKLDPSGTRLVYSTYLGGSGFDQGLGIAVDGAGQAHVTGLTESPDFPVAHPLQPVCGCRLDVYDAFVAKLNAGGSALVYATFLGGRGDDRGQGIAVDASGHAYVAGSTRSSDFPIADPVQARLGGGTCIDGPCSDAFLARLDPAGARLTYATYLGGSAADEALGVTVDAAGNAYVAGFTDSGNFPTARAFQGTRRGGRDAFVAKIGPGGRRAPSFAIGPTTTVPPTAGPGSVLLIRTRVSASTAASGIIVDLEIYDTAGRRVAQRVYERQGFTPGQARPYLWPWRVPAGLPDGRYTLKVGVFDADWSTLYTWEDRAVTLTVR
- a CDS encoding metallophosphoesterase; protein product: MRIIRWVVLLLAVALAAAPLVEVGAYHLRDRRIRLRTLVQLDPPPAHALVRYAGHTLIVTGALVRQARPDRLVLRAWQPTPTIHVAEPGAGPVTIELENVPGRIGLRASGPVEENRTGKTRILRFAPGETRQLLLVDRGREVTFAVLGDTGDDPTFPEALRRADELGAEFLLHVGDLIYGDEQMPNIARIVAQSPIPVFIVRGNHDYRNTERIEFMRALGPPYYAFVVGGATFIVLDNAGNYLPTFWRRSTQYRWFAAILDVPREGPLFVAMHKPLFDRRPTHEAYLDDEPFATQLMRDFVRVRLDAALTGHVHDHHLWVEQGIPFVVSGEGYQSPKGTTHGQRMAVLRVRGRQVEIEQVPVWRRR
- a CDS encoding SDR family NAD(P)-dependent oxidoreductase — encoded protein: MRLRDRTAIVTGAASGLGLGIARALAREGARVAILDSNEAGATAAAEDIRGAGGEADAIRTDVTVRADVEAAVAEVVRRSAAIHILVNNAGWDRPMPFLETDEAFWDRIIALNLKAHFHLAQVVLPHMIRQGGGRIVAIGSDAGRVGSSGEAVYSAAKGGVIAFTKTLAREMARYRINVNCVCPGPSETPLFQSEFSAARPGLADALKKAIPWGRLGTPEDVAGAVVFLASDEAEFVTGQTVSVSGGLTMM